From the genome of Scytonema hofmannii PCC 7110, one region includes:
- a CDS encoding HlyD family efflux transporter periplasmic adaptor subunit: MNISNGKGNNSNGNGKHSSHKIATDTSIKQNPNSLTPSLPHSLPPSLLKFDQPVILTQPRKWSRAILWSLMAVTAGAIIWANVAKIEEAVSATGKLEPTGTVKEVQAPVGGVVKQIHIEDGQHVKSGERLLSLDPTTALAQLASLQKIRVSLVQENQFYQSQLRGGRKRGKEGGREKNLLTLSLPHSLTPSLPREMLDLTKSRATLIADNQVYRAQLDSLRSPNRLTVEQKERLQSNQAELNARVAAAKLEIVQLQHQRQQAEIKQASTIDTLAMNKGILNSVTPLMQDGVISKIQYFKQQQEVRNGQSEIDQLVQERARLNSAIFQAQAKLQNTIALSRQDWLQQIADNNKRIAEIDSQLTKAIVENHKKIAEIDSQLSQTQMNLKYQEINSPVAGTIFELKAHTPGFVVTSSEPILKVVPDDALIAKVYITNKDIGFVKEGMTVDVRIDSFPFSEFGDIKGQLISIGSDALPPDQIYPYYRFPAKVRLSQQSLLANGRKIQLQSGMSVSTNIKIRERTVMSIFTDMFSSSVESLKTVR, encoded by the coding sequence ATGAATATCAGTAATGGAAAAGGAAATAATTCAAATGGAAATGGTAAACATTCAAGCCATAAAATTGCCACCGATACTTCCATCAAACAAAATCCAAACTCCCTCACTCCCTCACTCCCTCACTCTCTCCCTCCCTCACTCCTCAAGTTTGACCAACCCGTAATTCTTACTCAACCAAGAAAGTGGTCAAGAGCAATATTATGGAGTTTGATGGCAGTCACTGCGGGTGCTATCATTTGGGCAAACGTAGCCAAAATTGAAGAAGCGGTTTCAGCCACAGGTAAGTTGGAGCCAACAGGTACCGTCAAAGAAGTACAAGCCCCTGTAGGTGGGGTGGTAAAACAAATTCATATAGAGGACGGACAGCACGTAAAGAGTGGAGAACGTCTCCTGAGTCTTGACCCTACAACAGCTTTAGCACAACTTGCTTCTTTACAGAAAATACGTGTTTCTTTAGTTCAAGAAAACCAATTCTATCAATCCCAATTAAGAGGAGGGAGAAAGCGAGGGAAAGAGGGAGGGAGGGAAAAAAATCTCCTCACTCTCTCACTCCCTCACTCCCTCACTCCTTCACTCCCAAGAGAGATGCTCGACCTTACCAAAAGTCGAGCAACATTAATTGCTGACAACCAAGTGTATCGCGCTCAATTGGATAGTTTGAGATCTCCCAATAGGTTAACAGTAGAACAAAAAGAACGCCTGCAATCAAACCAAGCTGAATTGAATGCTCGTGTTGCTGCAGCAAAGTTAGAGATTGTCCAATTGCAGCATCAACGACAACAAGCTGAAATTAAACAAGCTTCCACTATTGATACCTTGGCAATGAACAAAGGCATTTTAAATAGTGTCACTCCATTGATGCAAGATGGAGTGATTTCTAAAATTCAATACTTCAAACAGCAACAGGAAGTGAGAAACGGTCAGTCTGAAATTGACCAACTCGTTCAGGAACGGGCGCGTTTAAATTCAGCTATTTTTCAAGCACAAGCCAAGCTACAAAACACAATTGCTCTCTCTCGTCAAGATTGGCTACAGCAGATTGCAGATAACAACAAACGCATTGCAGAAATTGATTCTCAGTTGACAAAAGCCATAGTTGAGAATCACAAAAAGATAGCAGAAATTGATTCTCAACTGAGTCAAACTCAGATGAATTTGAAATATCAAGAAATTAATTCCCCGGTAGCTGGTACAATTTTTGAACTCAAGGCACACACTCCAGGATTTGTTGTCACTTCTAGCGAACCAATTCTTAAGGTTGTTCCTGATGATGCACTCATCGCTAAGGTATATATCACCAACAAAGATATTGGTTTTGTCAAAGAGGGAATGACAGTGGATGTGCGAATCGACTCGTTCCCCTTTAGCGAATTTGGCGATATCAAAGGTCAGCTCATTTCGATTGGCTCTGATGCTTTGCCACCAGACCAAATTTATCCGTACTACAGATTTCCGGCTAAGGTACGATTGTCACAACAGTCGCTTTTGGCGAACGGACGCAAAATACAACTGCAATCGGGGATGTCGGTCAGTACCAATATTAAGATTAGGGAGCGCACGGTCATGAGCATTTTTACGGATATGTTTAGCTCCAGTGTGGAGAGCCTCAAGACCGTGCGGTAG
- a CDS encoding peptidylprolyl isomerase, translating to MAQILQFGNRTITEAEVFRLLAEYQMLPQLCRSMTIDSAIAPVTLTVEEKKSAQEQFYQKNQITTPELLQTKLQQYGMTIEQLEALATKELRIEKFKIATWGAKIESIFLNNKSQLDKVVYSLIRTPEIEVAQELFFRILAGEQTFAECALEYSQGAEAQTGGLLGPVPLSQPHPTITKMLSTSQPGELLPPTKLGEWVVILRLEKFISAQLDDAMRAFLLNQMFETMLAEAVRNAQPTILNDTPTPVLLTR from the coding sequence ATGGCTCAAATTCTCCAATTTGGGAATCGCACAATCACAGAAGCAGAGGTTTTTCGCCTGCTAGCTGAGTACCAAATGCTTCCCCAGTTATGTCGCTCCATGACGATTGACTCTGCTATTGCTCCTGTCACACTGACTGTGGAGGAGAAAAAGAGCGCCCAAGAGCAGTTCTACCAGAAGAACCAAATTACCACACCCGAACTACTCCAAACAAAGTTGCAGCAATATGGGATGACAATTGAGCAACTCGAAGCACTAGCAACAAAAGAACTCAGGATTGAGAAATTTAAAATTGCCACGTGGGGAGCGAAGATTGAATCCATATTTCTCAACAACAAGTCCCAATTAGACAAAGTTGTTTATTCCCTCATCCGTACTCCTGAGATAGAAGTTGCTCAAGAACTCTTCTTTCGCATACTAGCAGGAGAACAGACCTTTGCTGAATGTGCCCTTGAATACTCGCAAGGGGCAGAAGCACAAACAGGAGGATTGCTAGGTCCGGTTCCCCTGTCACAACCCCATCCTACCATCACCAAAATGCTTTCCACCTCCCAACCGGGAGAACTGCTACCACCAACCAAGTTAGGAGAATGGGTAGTCATCCTACGATTGGAGAAATTTATCAGCGCCCAGTTGGACGATGCCATGCGTGCGTTTCTGCTCAATCAGATGTTTGAGACAATGCTTGCAGAAGCCGTTCGTAATGCCCAACCAACCATTCTTAACGATACACCTACCCCAGTTCTCCTAACAAGATGA
- a CDS encoding four helix bundle protein, whose amino-acid sequence MGREHIKNHKDLEVYKLAFDAAMKIFEESKKFPVEERYSLTDQIRRSSRSVCANLAESWRKRMYEAAFVAKLSDCSAEAAETQTWIEFAVQCKYLDVEAGRELYKTYNSILAMLVSMIHNSDKWIIPPSNNK is encoded by the coding sequence ATGGGAAGAGAACATATTAAAAACCATAAAGATTTAGAGGTTTATAAACTAGCATTTGATGCTGCTATGAAAATATTTGAGGAGTCTAAAAAGTTTCCAGTGGAAGAAAGATACTCTTTGACCGACCAAATTCGTCGTTCTTCAAGATCTGTCTGTGCTAACTTAGCAGAGTCTTGGCGCAAGCGTATGTATGAAGCAGCGTTTGTAGCCAAGTTAAGCGACTGTTCGGCTGAAGCAGCAGAAACCCAAACATGGATAGAGTTTGCTGTTCAATGTAAATATTTGGATGTAGAAGCTGGACGCGAGCTTTACAAAACCTATAATTCAATTCTTGCTATGTTAGTTTCCATGATTCACAACTCAGATAAATGGATAATACCTCCCAGTAACAACAAATAA
- a CDS encoding peptidase domain-containing ABC transporter has product MTSSTTTIIDFLAQHHPFNQLDVRSVERIASKLQPLRYRMGQAIFVRETMPDKIVIIYSGGARLIGYAPGAKVPETLQLLKSGAVLGAASLVRGVASETAIASSETLCLTLSAADFRELLELEPVLRDVYSNHSSLIEVYDLLGAELERRAKGNANLKELAIQHHASATVLNLPPGTTLLQQLDPNLLWLVSGGSSNYAIGCSLNSHDPQAYIKVEADKPVRLIGLRELTISGDTVSPHSDTQTLRHSSLWQDVPYAPERPEEPEEPSPQSVKYPHVRGRGPVDASVACFQMLAEYWGMPFKRDVIKRALVNNFQRTGGISIQLCGAISELMGLTSQLVQVPALSVPRLPVPALLPWQDSFAILYKATSKELVLAIPEQGIRRLNPTAFADIWGDEGQVLLLQPTKETSLRRFGLSWFLPAIKKHRTVLIEVFIASLFVQLLGLANPLITQVIIDKVIIQNGVNTLHVLGFLLIAMAVVEGVITWLRTNLFVDTTNRIDLSLGSEVIDHLLRLPLRYFEKRPVGEISSRINELENIRSFLTGTALTVVLDAIFSVIYIAVMVIYSWLLTIVALATVPLFALLTYIFAPIIRSQTRTKAERNAETQSYLVEVVSGIQTVKAQNIELNSRWQWQTRYARYISASFENVLTSNTASSLSNFLNKLSSLLLLWVGAFLVLEGQLTLGELIAFRIIAGYVTSPLLRLIQLWQNFQETALSLERLADILDNPTESEIAGLGGVSPGRSEGGRENFSSLSHSLTPSYSHIPMPAIQGNVKYENVTFSFSKSPNPQLVNINLDIGAGTFVGVVGQSGAGKSTLTKLIPRLYELDSGRIKIDGYDINKVELYSLRRQIGMVLQDTLLFDTTVQENIALTMPDATPEEIVEAAKIACAHDFIMNLPNGYETRVGERGSALSGGQRQRIAIARTVLQNPPLLILDEATSALDYDTERQVCLNLAQAFKGRTVFFITHRLATIRSADVILMMSQGSVVEQGTHAELMAMMGRYYCLYQQQEAVGGVRE; this is encoded by the coding sequence ATGACATCCAGCACTACCACTATCATTGATTTTCTCGCTCAACACCACCCCTTCAACCAGCTGGATGTCAGGAGTGTTGAACGCATTGCCTCAAAACTCCAACCACTACGCTATCGCATGGGGCAAGCCATCTTTGTGCGAGAAACCATGCCCGATAAAATTGTCATTATCTACTCAGGTGGAGCGCGTCTTATCGGTTACGCACCCGGAGCCAAAGTTCCAGAAACACTGCAATTGTTGAAATCAGGAGCGGTATTAGGCGCTGCCAGCTTGGTGAGGGGTGTTGCAAGTGAAACCGCGATCGCATCAAGTGAAACCCTCTGTCTTACCCTAAGTGCAGCCGATTTTCGAGAACTTTTAGAACTCGAACCAGTCTTAAGAGATGTATATAGCAATCACTCTTCCTTAATTGAAGTGTATGACCTCTTGGGTGCAGAACTAGAAAGAAGGGCTAAGGGGAATGCCAATCTTAAAGAACTGGCAATTCAGCATCACGCATCAGCTACAGTCCTCAACTTGCCCCCAGGCACAACGCTACTTCAACAGCTAGACCCCAATCTTCTGTGGCTGGTGAGTGGCGGTAGTTCCAATTATGCTATAGGTTGTAGCCTCAACTCTCATGACCCACAAGCATATATTAAAGTAGAAGCTGACAAACCAGTTCGTCTCATTGGTTTGCGGGAACTAACAATATCAGGGGACACTGTTTCCCCTCACTCAGACACTCAGACACTCAGACACTCCTCACTCTGGCAAGATGTACCCTACGCCCCAGAACGCCCGGAGGAACCAGAAGAACCAAGCCCCCAATCGGTCAAATACCCTCACGTTCGTGGCAGGGGTCCGGTGGATGCGTCCGTTGCCTGCTTCCAAATGCTAGCTGAATACTGGGGAATGCCGTTCAAGCGAGATGTTATCAAACGTGCCTTGGTCAACAACTTTCAGCGCACGGGTGGCATTTCCATTCAACTGTGCGGTGCGATCTCCGAACTGATGGGACTCACCTCTCAACTAGTACAAGTTCCAGCCCTCAGTGTCCCTCGCCTACCAGTACCAGCACTCCTCCCTTGGCAAGATAGTTTCGCCATTCTCTACAAAGCCACTTCCAAAGAATTGGTTTTGGCAATACCAGAACAGGGCATCAGACGTTTAAACCCCACAGCATTTGCCGATATTTGGGGGGACGAAGGTCAAGTACTACTGCTGCAACCTACAAAAGAAACGTCACTACGCCGCTTTGGTTTGAGTTGGTTTCTTCCTGCTATCAAAAAACATCGTACAGTACTTATCGAAGTTTTTATTGCTTCCTTATTTGTACAACTCTTGGGACTGGCTAACCCCCTCATTACCCAAGTCATTATTGATAAAGTTATTATCCAAAACGGTGTCAATACCCTCCATGTGTTGGGATTTCTATTGATAGCCATGGCTGTGGTGGAAGGGGTTATTACTTGGCTGAGAACCAACCTCTTTGTCGATACCACCAACCGCATCGACTTAAGCTTGGGTTCGGAGGTCATCGACCACCTGCTCAGATTACCACTGCGCTATTTCGAGAAGCGTCCTGTCGGTGAAATCTCAAGCCGCATCAACGAACTGGAGAACATCCGCTCCTTCCTTACGGGAACTGCCCTAACCGTAGTCTTGGATGCTATCTTCTCTGTCATTTACATTGCGGTGATGGTCATTTACAGCTGGTTGCTCACTATCGTAGCACTTGCAACAGTACCCCTATTTGCCCTGCTGACATATATCTTTGCTCCCATCATCCGCAGCCAAACCAGAACCAAAGCAGAACGCAATGCCGAAACGCAATCCTACTTAGTCGAAGTGGTTTCTGGCATTCAAACTGTCAAAGCACAGAACATCGAACTCAATTCCCGATGGCAGTGGCAAACCCGTTACGCACGTTACATTAGTGCTTCTTTTGAGAACGTGCTGACGAGCAATACCGCAAGTTCCCTCAGCAACTTCCTCAACAAACTTTCTAGCTTGCTCTTGCTGTGGGTTGGTGCTTTTTTAGTACTTGAAGGTCAACTCACTTTGGGAGAACTAATTGCTTTTCGTATTATTGCAGGTTATGTCACCAGTCCTTTGTTACGATTGATACAACTGTGGCAGAACTTCCAAGAAACGGCATTATCTCTAGAACGACTTGCTGATATTCTAGATAATCCTACTGAAAGCGAGATAGCTGGACTAGGAGGAGTGAGTCCGGGAAGGAGTGAGGGAGGGAGAGAGAATTTTTCCTCGCTCTCTCACTCTCTCACTCCCTCATACTCCCATATCCCAATGCCAGCTATTCAAGGTAATGTCAAATACGAGAATGTGACCTTCAGCTTTAGCAAGAGTCCCAATCCCCAATTGGTCAATATCAATCTAGATATTGGAGCAGGAACGTTTGTTGGAGTGGTGGGACAAAGTGGTGCTGGCAAAAGCACGCTCACCAAACTCATACCCCGCCTGTACGAACTCGATTCTGGTCGGATCAAAATTGACGGCTACGATATCAATAAGGTCGAACTTTACTCCTTACGCCGTCAAATTGGCATGGTGCTGCAAGATACTCTGTTATTTGATACTACAGTTCAGGAAAATATTGCCCTGACTATGCCTGATGCCACTCCAGAAGAGATTGTAGAAGCTGCCAAGATTGCTTGCGCTCACGACTTTATCATGAATTTACCCAATGGTTATGAAACCCGTGTTGGGGAGAGGGGTTCTGCCCTATCCGGTGGACAGAGACAACGGATTGCCATCGCTCGTACAGTACTGCAAAACCCACCACTATTGATTCTAGATGAAGCGACCAGTGCTTTGGATTACGACACCGAACGCCAAGTGTGTTTAAATCTAGCACAAGCATTCAAGGGAAGAACAGTATTTTTCATCACCCACCGTCTTGCGACTATCCGTAGTGCCGATGTCATTTTGATGATGAGCCAAGGTTCCGTTGTGGAACAGGGAACTCATGCAGAACTGATGGCGATGATGGGACGGTACTACTGTCTCTACCAACAGCAAGAAGCGGTGGGAGGAGTGAGGGAGTGA